Proteins from a single region of bacterium:
- the rpe gene encoding ribulose-phosphate 3-epimerase, protein MAKRKAELAPSLLSADFGRMAEATRLVRDAGLRYVHLDVMDGEFVPNISFGAKMAADLRDDAGDLVMVAHLMVEKPERYVDDFAAAGADVITVHAEATPHLHRALQQVKAAGKKAGAAVNPATPLAALEDVLGLADFILIMTVNPGFGGQAFVEGGLAKIARARAMADASGRDVLIEVDGGVKNDNIRRVADAGADVIVAGSAVFGAPDPLRAIAELQSALDS, encoded by the coding sequence ATGGCGAAGCGAAAAGCGGAACTCGCGCCGTCGCTGTTGTCGGCGGACTTCGGCCGGATGGCCGAGGCGACGCGGCTCGTCCGCGACGCGGGCCTGAGGTACGTGCACCTCGACGTGATGGACGGCGAGTTCGTCCCCAACATATCCTTCGGCGCCAAGATGGCGGCCGATTTGCGGGACGACGCCGGCGACCTCGTAATGGTCGCGCACCTGATGGTGGAGAAACCGGAACGGTACGTCGACGACTTCGCCGCCGCGGGCGCGGACGTCATAACGGTGCACGCCGAGGCCACGCCCCACCTCCACCGCGCGCTGCAGCAGGTGAAGGCGGCCGGCAAGAAGGCCGGCGCCGCGGTCAACCCGGCGACGCCGCTCGCGGCACTCGAGGACGTGTTGGGCCTGGCCGATTTTATTTTGATAATGACGGTCAACCCCGGGTTCGGCGGCCAGGCGTTCGTCGAGGGCGGCCTGGCCAAGATAGCGCGCGCGCGCGCGATGGCCGACGCTTCGGGCCGCGATGTATTAATTGAGGTTGACGGCGGCGTAAAAAATGATAATATTAGGCGCGTGGCGGACGCCGGCGCGGACGTTATCGTCGCCGGGAGCGCGGTCTTCGGCGCGCCGGACCCGCTACGGGCCATAGCGGAACTTCAATCGGCACTCGACTCTTAG
- a CDS encoding PASTA domain-containing protein: MQLKIGRVDLVKGFLRFVRLVAAALVAIILGYLVLVVGFGRMFVAGGESVAVPEIIGHNVDEAEMMLADAGLVMKEVGVAKDSSLPEGFVVQQDPEPGIKVRKGRTVKVRVSAGLAEVHVPNVVGRTLRQAELVLTRIGLNVGEVTDVHDDTVPKDHVIDQTPKPRDKVNRGTKVNLLVSLGSEEVTILMPANLVGLTVDEAAKTLKEYELAVGSVTTEPSMTVPASRIIRQAPDIGEQVKKGEAVDLVISSGPPAP; encoded by the coding sequence ATGCAGCTTAAAATCGGACGCGTCGACCTGGTAAAGGGATTCCTTCGTTTCGTGCGCCTCGTGGCCGCGGCGCTCGTCGCGATAATATTGGGCTATCTCGTACTCGTCGTGGGCTTCGGCCGTATGTTCGTAGCCGGCGGCGAGTCGGTCGCGGTGCCGGAGATTATAGGCCACAACGTGGACGAGGCCGAGATGATGCTCGCCGACGCCGGCCTGGTGATGAAGGAAGTCGGCGTCGCGAAAGACTCGTCGCTGCCCGAGGGCTTCGTCGTCCAGCAGGACCCGGAGCCGGGCATCAAGGTGCGCAAGGGGCGGACCGTCAAAGTACGCGTGAGCGCCGGCCTGGCCGAAGTCCACGTCCCCAACGTCGTCGGCCGGACGCTGCGCCAGGCGGAGCTGGTCCTCACGCGCATCGGCCTTAACGTCGGCGAGGTCACCGACGTCCACGACGACACGGTGCCCAAGGACCACGTCATCGACCAGACGCCGAAGCCGCGCGATAAGGTCAACCGCGGCACCAAGGTAAACCTGCTGGTCAGCCTGGGCTCGGAAGAGGTAACGATCCTGATGCCGGCCAACCTCGTCGGCCTAACGGTGGACGAGGCCGCCAAGACGCTGAAAGAATACGAGCTCGCCGTGGGCAGCGTCACGACCGAGCCGTCAATGACCGTCCCCGCCAGCCGGATAATCCGCCAGGCGCCGGACATCGGCGAGCAGGTGAAGAAGGGCGAGGCGGTGGACCTCGTAATCTCGAGCGGGCCGCCCGCGCCCTAA